The following proteins are encoded in a genomic region of Triticum dicoccoides isolate Atlit2015 ecotype Zavitan chromosome 1B, WEW_v2.0, whole genome shotgun sequence:
- the LOC119349360 gene encoding lipid phosphate phosphatase 2-like isoform X2: protein MPPPAPAIRLGAPPPPPYLRTHGAKMARRHMYDWIVLLLLAAIEVALNLITPFHRFVAEFMMEDLRYPMKPNTIPVWAVPIYAVILPMLIFAAIYVKKKNAYDLHHAILGLLFSVLITGVLTDAIKDGVGRPRPNFYYRCFPDGVPNYEAVTRQVICHGDPKVIKEGHKSFPSGHTSWSFAGLGFLSWYLAGKIRVFDRGGHIAKLCVVILPLLFAAMVAVSRVADYWHHWQDVFAGGILGLVVASFCYLQFFPHPASKHGLWPHAFRHHDSNPETENQGTTDPHQSVLPSTVQYVASMEMRTNGRALDNMEAGSGRAW from the exons ATGCCGCCACCGGCGCCGGCCATCCGGCTcggggccccgccgccgcccccgtaCCTCAGGACCCACGGGGCCAAGATGGCGCGCCGGCACATGTACGATTGGATCGTGCTGCTCCTCCTCGCCGCCATCGAGGTCGCGCTCAACCTCATCACGCCCTTCCACCGCTTCGTCGCCGAGTTCATGATGGAGGACCTCCGCTACCCCATGAAGCCCAACACCATCCCCGTCTGGGCCGTCCCG ATATACGCCGTCATCCTGCCGATGCTCATCTTCGCCGCCATCTATGTCAAGAAGAAGAATGCCTACGACCTGCATCACGCCATACTAG GCCTGCTGTTCTCCGTGCTCATCACCGGCGTCCTCACCGACGCCATCAAGGACGGCGTCGGCCGGCCTCGCCCCAACTTCTACTATCGCTGCTTTCCTGACGGAGTGCCG AACTACGAGGCGGTCACTCGACAAGTCATATGCCACGGAGACCCAAAAGTCATCAAAGAAGGGCACAAGAGCTTCCCCAGTGGCCACACTTCAT GGTCCTTTGCCGGGCTGGGCTTCCTGTCGTGGTACCTTGCCGGCAAGATCAGGGTGTTTGACCGGGGCGGACACATTGCCAAGCTCTGCGTCGTGATCCTGCCGCTGCTCTTCGCTGCGATGGTCGCCGTGTCGCGGGTCGCAGACTACTGGCACCACTGGCAGGACGTGTTTGCTGGTGGGATCCTTG GGCTGGTTGTTGCTTCGTTCTGCTATCTGCAGTTCTTCCCGCATCCGGCTAGCAAACACG GGCTGTGGCCTCATGCATTCCGGCATCACGATTCTAACCCGGAGACTGAGAACCAAGGAACAACAGATCCCCATCAGTCGGTGCTGCCGTCCACGGTACAATATGTTGCCTCCATGGAGATGAGAACCAATGGCCGAGCGTTGGATAACATGGAGGCTGGCAGCGGCAGAGCCTGGTAA
- the LOC119349360 gene encoding lipid phosphate phosphatase 2-like isoform X1 produces the protein METAGPAGDPPGESIESPLLPAPETKMPPPAPAIRLGAPPPPPYLRTHGAKMARRHMYDWIVLLLLAAIEVALNLITPFHRFVAEFMMEDLRYPMKPNTIPVWAVPIYAVILPMLIFAAIYVKKKNAYDLHHAILGLLFSVLITGVLTDAIKDGVGRPRPNFYYRCFPDGVPNYEAVTRQVICHGDPKVIKEGHKSFPSGHTSWSFAGLGFLSWYLAGKIRVFDRGGHIAKLCVVILPLLFAAMVAVSRVADYWHHWQDVFAGGILGLVVASFCYLQFFPHPASKHGLWPHAFRHHDSNPETENQGTTDPHQSVLPSTVQYVASMEMRTNGRALDNMEAGSGRAW, from the exons ATGGAAACCGCAGGCCCGGCAGGGGATCCGCCCGGCGAATCCATCGAATCCCCCCTCCTACCCGCGCCGGAGACCAAGATGCCGCCACCGGCGCCGGCCATCCGGCTcggggccccgccgccgcccccgtaCCTCAGGACCCACGGGGCCAAGATGGCGCGCCGGCACATGTACGATTGGATCGTGCTGCTCCTCCTCGCCGCCATCGAGGTCGCGCTCAACCTCATCACGCCCTTCCACCGCTTCGTCGCCGAGTTCATGATGGAGGACCTCCGCTACCCCATGAAGCCCAACACCATCCCCGTCTGGGCCGTCCCG ATATACGCCGTCATCCTGCCGATGCTCATCTTCGCCGCCATCTATGTCAAGAAGAAGAATGCCTACGACCTGCATCACGCCATACTAG GCCTGCTGTTCTCCGTGCTCATCACCGGCGTCCTCACCGACGCCATCAAGGACGGCGTCGGCCGGCCTCGCCCCAACTTCTACTATCGCTGCTTTCCTGACGGAGTGCCG AACTACGAGGCGGTCACTCGACAAGTCATATGCCACGGAGACCCAAAAGTCATCAAAGAAGGGCACAAGAGCTTCCCCAGTGGCCACACTTCAT GGTCCTTTGCCGGGCTGGGCTTCCTGTCGTGGTACCTTGCCGGCAAGATCAGGGTGTTTGACCGGGGCGGACACATTGCCAAGCTCTGCGTCGTGATCCTGCCGCTGCTCTTCGCTGCGATGGTCGCCGTGTCGCGGGTCGCAGACTACTGGCACCACTGGCAGGACGTGTTTGCTGGTGGGATCCTTG GGCTGGTTGTTGCTTCGTTCTGCTATCTGCAGTTCTTCCCGCATCCGGCTAGCAAACACG GGCTGTGGCCTCATGCATTCCGGCATCACGATTCTAACCCGGAGACTGAGAACCAAGGAACAACAGATCCCCATCAGTCGGTGCTGCCGTCCACGGTACAATATGTTGCCTCCATGGAGATGAGAACCAATGGCCGAGCGTTGGATAACATGGAGGCTGGCAGCGGCAGAGCCTGGTAA